Within the Miscanthus floridulus cultivar M001 chromosome 2, ASM1932011v1, whole genome shotgun sequence genome, the region TCGGTCTGTCGGAAACGAGGCGCTTGAATTCCAAATTTCTAGCCACGTAGATGGTTGATAACTTGATATGCTCTGCCCGCGAAGCGCTCAGCTGGCATGTGAACCGACCGACGGGGCATCGTCGGCCTGGTCTCCTCCGTTCATCCAGGCGTACTTGCCCAGGAACGGGTTGGCCAGGCTCTCCGGCGGGTAGCTGTCGATGCAGTCGGCCCAGGCACCCTTGTCGGCCATGTCGCCGGTGACCTCCCAGACGCAGCTGTTGCACTTGAACCCCGACCCGAAGGTGACCATGAGCACCCTGTCCCCGACCTTGAGCCTCCCCTTGGCCTCCATGTAGGACAGCACGTACCAGACGCTGCTCGTCGACGTGTTCCCCCACCTGTGCAGCGTCATCCTCGACGGCTCCACGTCGCGCTCTTCCAGCCCCATGTCCCGCTTCACCGCGTCGATCACCGCGACGCCGCCGGGGTGGAGGCAGAAGTGGTCGGCCCCGGCCTTGAAGTTGACCTTAGAGCTGCTACCGCGGCGCAGCAGCTTTTGGCATGCCACGACGGCCGCGAACCGGGCGAGCTCCCTGACGGGGAGGATGCGCGGCGCGAGGCGCGTCATGTTGGCGGCGAAGGCTCGGACGGCGACCTTCGGGAGCGACTTGCTGAGGCTGATGCCGACGAGGCCGTCCCCGTCCTCGCGCTGCACGATGGCCGAGTAcgcgtcgtcggcggcggcgacggtggcgcgCTCCAGGACGCGGAGCTCCATCTTGGCGCGCCCGCGGAGCGCCGGGTCGGTGGTGAGCAGCACGGCCGAGCCGCCACAGCGGAAGAGGCAGTGGCCCAGCATCATGGACCTGTCGACGCCCGCGTACCAGTTGGGCGTGATGCACTCCGCGGAGACGACGAGCGCAAGCGTCGGGCGCCTCGGGGACTGGGACCTGGACCGCGCGTGCATGGTGCTCCGGGCGAGGTCCACGgcgacgagcacggcggcgcaGCCCATCCCGGAGAGGTTGTAGGCCGCGACGTCGTGGCGCATGCCGTGCGCGCGCACGATCCGGGACGCGAGCGACGGCGCCGGGTGGAACGTGCTGACGTTGACGACCAGGACGTCGACGTCGCGGGGGCCGAGGCCCGACTGCCTGGCGAACAGCTCCGCCACGGCGCCGTGGAAGAAGGCGTCCATCTCGTGGAGGCAGTCCTGGTGGGTGGGGCTGTGCTCGCGGCCGGCGATGACGGTGCGCGGGGCGTAGGTGTGCTCGCCGAGGCCCGAGCGGAGGACGACGCGGAGGAGGAAGCGGCGGAGGGGCACGCTGAGCCGCTCGCTGCGGTCCATCGCGGCGCTCAGCATCTCCGTGGACACCTTGCGGTCGTCCGGCGGCTTGTAGCAGACGTAGTCCAGGAGGTAGCACCGCGAGCGCCGGCGACCGGAGGCTGCCGCCGCGGTCAGGTAGGCGGCCACCACGAGGAGTGGCAACAGCAGGAGCAAAGCGATGAGCTGCATGATCTATCAGCTACACGCGCGCGATATACCAGGATTTGGGCATCCAATGAACTGTGGGGTACACTATATGTGCTGGTACATATCGCCGAGAAGCCAAGAGATTGGGGAAAAAAACGTGACGACAAGCTGAGCTGAGAGTACAAGTGCGCGTCGCTTCACTTGATGCGTATGGTTGTTGATCGCATAGTCGGTGTTGGTTAGTTTATTTTGATGCGGACATTGCACGGTGAAGTGAACTGGTGATTGACAAACAGCGGAGCTCAATAAAAATGCCGCTTGTCAAGGACAAGGAGGCTACTGCGGTTCATGTCCGACAACAGAGCAAACTGTGATGGTGACTTGAATTTTGTTGAGAAGAAACACATGGTGCAGGAGGATGGGGGATTCCTGATCTGGGACCGACTCTTGTGCGTGTGACGGGATTGAAGATTGATCCAATCGTGGATGATCTTGCAGCTTCTATTCACGCCTACAATTGTGTTTCTTGAGGCTAAACTGGATTGATGGAAACTTCCTCTGAACAAAGAAAGAACGCCGGCCCAACAACTATTTTGAGGAAATAAAATTTTGAGATCATTCTTTTCGTATGTTGTCCTAAACTCGATGTCATGCTCATATGTCGCATCTTGTCCTGTGAGACCGTATCGTGAACAATCTTTTCTTCACTTTGGGTCACACAATCGCACATTGAggtgcacatgaaacatgcatccaTTTATTTAGGCAAACAGGGAGTAAAAAATCTCAATAAGTTATCATGCAGTTTCTATTGCGCATGACTCTTAACTAATTCCCTAGCAGTATCGTCTGCGCCCGAGGGGACGGCTGGCACGTCGCCGTCGTTGCTGACCCTTGTCTTCCGCTCCGGCGGCTCGCTCTCCGTCGCCTGCGCCACCAGTCCACCTGGTGCTTCCTGTGGACCTCTCGGGTTTGCTGCTTCCACGAGCGAGGTCACATAGACGCACACAACACAGGGTGAGTTCCTGGGCCGGGTGAGGAGAATTCCACGGGATGGGCCAGGTTACAGTTACAATCTTGTCCAGACTTTACTCGGGTTCCTCCTATCTAGGCCGCAATCCTAGCCAACCCTGGCCCAACCGAGCAAAGCCTAGTGTGAGCAGCCACGCCGCCGCCCGCGCGGTATCGCTGGAGTGTGGAGGCAGCAGGTTTGAAAGTGGTAAAAATTAAACTGAATGCCGCGATACTATTATACTCCCAAATCAACGCCGGTTTCAGAGGGCAAACCCAGAGCTGGTGACAGCTGTTCACAAGCTCACAAACCTACTCGTGTCTTTAttagatttttaaaaaaaaaaactatttgtgTGGACATCAGATGCTAAGACAAAACAGAGATCATTAAACAGTTGAAACAAGTATGTTTCTGAAGAGACCAAAACCGGATCTTAGCCGCAATGGTAGCGCGTCTGACTCCAGGTCAGAAGGCAGGCTGCGTGTTCGATTCACGTCAGGTTCAATACCCCCGATCAAAGCCCGGTATTTTTATTccctttttttttaataatttcttcCTTATTGAGTTATCTGTTATCAGCTTGAGTCGCCATGAGAAAGAAAACATATTCCCccttttttttataatttcttccTTATTGAGTTTTCTGTTATCAGCTTCAGTCGCCATGAGAAAGAAAACAGCGTCGGGTTCAATGCCCCCGATCTATGTCcgcattttttttttcattttctgcTTATTGATTGAGTTATCTGTTATCGCTTCAGTCGCTGTGAGAAAGGAAACAGCAACCTTCTCAGTTTGGTTTTTTCACATCGAACATAGTTTCCTTCTGTCCAGCGAACATAGTTTCCTTCTGTCCAGCGAACATAGTTTTTGCCTTTTTtattgttttaatttttttcaatTACATAGTACAGACATGTGCACACCTCTAAACGACTAACCTAGGAGATTTACAAAGTCATCACAGTCACTTAATTACCGATGGCGTGTTGTAACTAATAAAGATGTAAAAATGGCAAGCAGGACAGACAAGCATTGTTGGCTTGTGTTTATGGGTTGGGTTCTTAGATGGGTACGTTTTAGATGGGTGAGGATGACTTCATATTTTTAGTGGGTTGGGTCGGGTTTAATAGAAAATTAGGTTTGATATGCATTGTGCTTTTTTTTTGTGTCTATTGTTTTGAAATGGGTTGACTAGATGTTGTAGATATTGTATTAAGGGTGCGTTTGGTAAGGATCCATATTTTTACAGAAACGTTTCGAACCTAGATTCTCTCAAGAAACGTTtcagatgatgaacaagaattaCTTTAATAATCCGTTTGGTTGGTAGGCTGGATTCTGATTccaaaagaaaatatttttttcgTGAAAAAATTATATAAATAGGAATATGTTTCAAAAAAACCATAATTTTTTGTAGACGAAGAATATCTTTTGATACAATTTATTTTAACCTTTTGCACTTAAAAAAGATAACCAGAAAAAAGCAGCCGCTAGTGTGTATGCTAGAGTCGAAACGAAACGGTAGAAACCAGGGTGGAGCGGTTTCTCTCCTGCAGGCAAAAAAGTACGAAACCATCGGAACGATTCTAGCCAAAAACGTTTATGAGTTGTAGCGTTTGGCACTGTTTCTCCAGATTCCATCCAGAAACGCAACTGATTCGATGATCCAAACACACCCTAACTCGATGTGAGCCTCATGTGTTCGTTTTGAGGTGCTAATTGGCACGATGTAGCTTTCTATTATATTAAATTGTTTTCAATAAATTTTAGTCAAATTCTTTAAAAATTTGAGGTGTGAACACAAACTTTTAGTTAAAAAGGTCTCACTTTTCATATGAAGGGCCACACGATGTTGCAGCGCAAATTGGTGTAAAATAGTTTCATATCACTTTGAATCATTTCTAACAAATTTTAGTTCCTTCCACTCAAATTTTAAGGTGAGGCATGCGAGCTTTTAGTTTCAGAATCCATCTTTTGATATGCGTCCTACATTCAGATCTTGTGACGCCAATTGCCACCGGGTCTAAGCATTTTGCAGGGCGGACCGGCAAAATGCTTAGTTGAGTTTGGACCTAAAATCTGTGCCCAAATACCATTCCACAAGCCGCTTTGGGCCTGGACGCTATTTTCAGTAGAAAAGTATTGTGTTTCAGGCTAGGCTCGTATAAGTAAATAAAATAGTGTTTCAGGCTAGGCTCGTACCGAGCCGATTTTTTCAGGAAGTGACGCCTCTATCCAGGGATGTCCAATAAGATTCACGGGCCGGGCCATATGTGTTCAGGTCTACGTTGCAAAATAGGACAATGAAATAATTCAAGCCCTAACCAACGTGCCGCCGCACCTGCGTAGCGTTCTTTTAAATAGTTGATCAATtacatataaaaatatatatagttatgatCAAATAAGTAGCATTAGATTTTTCATGAGATATACTTTTATAACATACTTATTTAGCATAAAAAAATATTGTATTTTATCatatttggtcaaattttagaCACTTTAATCAAGAATACACCTAGAATAACATTCTTTTCAGACAGAGGTAGTATCAACCAGTGTAAAGTGTAAACCGGCAGCACCAACTTGCTCATGTCGAGACTCACGGTCAGCAGTCAATCACGACGGCAAAGACTAAAATAAGACAAGGCATTTCAACAGTAACAGTATCCTCCATAGACTCAAAACTAAAACCAGTATCTTTTAACAGTACCTGACAGCATAAATTAAACCAAGTACCTCAGACACTTAATGTAGCTCAAATAACTAGCACACAGTCTAGTCGGAGACCCAATCAACTACTCTTTTGCCACAAAACTAATAATCTCTTTAGGAAATacaagctgctgctgctcctacactagtcCTTTTCCACAGAACAGCCCTACAACTACTCTTTTGCCGCAGCAGTCACCGTATTTCAAATGGTCTGCAGCAGCAGCACCTGTCAGCTGCTGTGACCACCGCACGCCATGTTCCTGAGGGAGGGCAATTGAATGAGATATCCTCACCATTATTCGGATAAAAAAAGAATTGTACAGCACATTGCAACAGAACTTAAGCATACCGCAACAAACTCCAAGCACCTATTCCTTTTTTCCTTTGCCCTGTGCAGCGAGCTTGGCAGCCACCTCCTCTTCTGATAAAGGCAGATAATAGATCCTCGGAGAGGACTGTGTCTTCTTGAAGAGATCATCAAGTGTCACAACAGGAGGCTCTGGCTCCTTTGGAGTGGGCGGAAGCCTCTCTTTCGCTAATGCTGCAGGGTCAGCGATAGGGGGCTTAGAAaggggaggtggaggtggcagtTGCTCTTTTGGTGTAGCAGCCTGGCGCGGCACACTTTGATTAGCCTGCGTCTGTTGAACAGGAGGTGCCCTTGTGGCAGCAGCTGGGCTAATAGGAGCAGCTGGCGGGGGAGGGGGGTCAACCTTGAGCTTCACTTCCTGAGGATCAACAAATTCAGCAACCAACTTATTGCCATTGTTTGGGGGCCACTGTAGGTTGTAAACAGTATCCCTAGTAGCCACAGCTTCATCCACCGAAGAAAACTATAAAGTTGGAGTGCAATGAGGCAAAGTCAGCTTAACAGTGCAGTCAGAATATGCATAGAACATAGTCAGAACATAAACAGGCAGTGAAACACTTTAAATTATAAAAGTCCAGTGTTGGCACTACACAAATTCAATTCATAAGGCCACAATAAAATAATACCAGTTTCTTTATCACAATAATTGAATGCTTTGGCAAATATGTTTAGCATGGTTATTATTTATCAAACTCCAACAGCTTAAAAGTGGAGTACAAAATGTTATTCATCCCATGCAGCTTGAATTTTCTTCATGAATGAGGTTGAATGGAAGCTTTGATTTTTCATTTCAAGATGATGTGATAAACAACAAAGTTCAGATAGCGCAAGTCTTGGTTTAGCAAAGAAACATACTGTAACATAGCAATGAGTCTTGATATGGTCCATCCAGAAGTCTTGTACAGTTCCAGTTTTACCAAGAAGCTCCTGCACAGCTTTCAGGGTAAATGGGCGTACAAATCGGTCAATTCTCAAAGAAGTTGTGGCAGGTTTCTCAGAAGGTGGTACTACAACACAAATAAAAAAAAGGTTAACAGATAGTCACTCATGAAGTCTATAAATACAGAAACGAAGGTCCTGCAAGGAGCCAATGACTCACCAATCCGCTCCTTAGGAGAATCTACACTGGCTGTTGAATCAGACCTCCCAAAAGATCGTTTGAAAGCAGGCTGAAAAATATCCTTAGGAGTTTCAGGACCAGTTTGACTCAATGTTTGTCTCTCTGGAACTTTGGCGACGTCTGCAGTCCACCGACGTTGTCGCTTGATTGGTTCAGTGTTTGCAACACCTTCTTCAGCTGTGCATTCGACCAGGAGTTAGCATTTAACTTGCACATTCAACGATCATGTCCAAATTTAAAAAACTTAATGTCCAGCTGATCATATGCTTGTTACATTCATGCATAAAGCAAATTTATAACAGATGGAACCAACAATGAGAAGAAAAGCAAACATTAAAATAATTCTAAGCTCAATGCAAGGTGTACGTTATATAACTGTTGACCAAATTATCCCACATTGAAGGCTTTAATTGTTTTCATGAATATAAACAGTATTGAAAGGAAACAAAACATTTTAAGACACCAAATTTCTACTAGAGAAGCAATGTGATTACTCTAGGCATTTTCCTTTTGGATGATCTGTTGACATCCCCATGAACTTTGAAATTCCAATGGAAGCGTAATGGTTCCTAATGGCTGAAAAGTCATCGCATATCAAAGCAAAGCTGCCAAGATAAACATGTGTGCAACATTTGCATGCTCACTAAAATTGTAAGGATTATGACTCAAGATGGGTACTTTATGCCAGATAAAACTATAAAGCATGCACACTGAATTATGTGTTGAAGGCACTGAGGGCACAGTAAGAAACTGTAGGATAAAATTAAGGCATTTCAGGGGGAAATCAAGCAGAAAGAACTTGTAGGGAGAGAAACAAACCTTCAAGTTTCCTCTTTTCTGCTGAAGCTGCTGACTTTTCTTCAGCTATAACCTCCTTGGAAGGCTCAACAACAGAATCAGGGAGGATCACCTCTTTCACATCTTCTGAGTTAAGTTCATTCTTTCCTCCGAGATCATAAGATTTCATATTGGACTCAACTTGTTTAATTTCCGCAACATCCTCCTCCATTGACTCATCACCTGAACTCCTGTCTAGATTTAATTTCTCTAGAGAATCACCTTCAGGACTATCTTTCTTGTATGAGTCCACATTAGCTGTGGAATCTAAGTCCTCCAAAGATGTCTGGTTCTTAACCAGCTCTTTGTCATCATCCAGTGGCTGCAAATCTCCACCTAATGAAGTAATGCCGGATGATGGTTCGACCATCTTCGGCTGAATCTCTAGTTCTAAATCAAAGTTATTAGCATTTAAATTATCTTCTATATTATTCTTTTTGTTAGTTGATAGATTATCACTAGAAATCGACTCACACTTAATTTGAGACCCTAAATCTGGACTAACCTCAGGTATCTGATTATTTGGTTTTGATTCGATGGGCTTGCGGTCCTCGTTCATGGTATCAGAATTATTGTGCTCTTCATCATACATTGACACCTTGTTACCCAAATCATCCTTAGGTGCCAGTTTCTCCCCATCGTCGCTCACTGGTGCAGCTGTGACAACATCAGTATCCATAGGACCAGCATCAGAAGTTGCAGCTGTGACAACATCAGTATCCATAGGACCAGCAGCATCTGAAGTTAAGGCATCTACAGGTGCTGGGGGAAAATCCTGTTCTTCAATTTTGCTTGCTTCCGTAGCACCAAACTTGACTTCAGCAGGGGTCAAGTCTGAATTCACATCGATTGCATCATTGAAAATGACTGCCTCATTGGTGTCAATGTCTGTGGTCTTCTCATGAACAGGCTCATTAGTACTTTCAGTATGCACTTGCACTTCTTCAAATGTCAAATTTACTCCAGCAAATGATTCAGGTACTTCTCCTTTGGCTGTTGAGGCCTCTTCAACATCAACACTGGGGGCCCCTCTAGTGGGAGAAATAGCGGATTCCTGACCAACTTTGGTTGTAGGAACTTCAACTTGCTTAGTGACATGAACCGCAGTTTCCTGATGAACTTCTGTAAAGGTAACTGTATTTTCCTCACTAGCATTGGCATCAGGTAACTGATCATCCACATTCACTCCCACATCCTCATCAGCTTCTTCAGCTTCTCTTTCACTCTGAATGGAGTCAAAGAGTCGCCTAACGAGTTcctctttcaagcctttaacagGAAGCTTCCTTTTACGGAGCTCATCCTTCAGATCAGTAACTCTCCACTGATCGATTGGTCGGTTGTTTATCACAGGATACGATGACATGGTGACTGCCAACAGAAGAAACAACCAAATCAGGCACTACATTATCAGACCTCAAAAATTTATTCTCATCACATTGTTTCTTGGCTAAGTAGAAAATTCGTTCCATTTGACAAAAAAAGATAAACAGACTAAATCATCAATTGAAGCCTATGGAGTCCCGTAAATGGCTACATACCTAGATCAATTAATAATAACCTTAATATTTGTATCTGAAACAAATAATTCTAGGTCACTAAAGAAAAATTAAATCAAACTAAATTAAACAAGAAATTCAATTACTGCAAAAGCTACAGTTCCTGGACTACTGGACACTAAGTGTACTATAGAACTCCCAGTATTAAGTTGGTTGCTTACATTCTATTAGTTCTATTATACAGTTTGAGCATAACGCAGGGGCAAAGCACTAGTAGTGAAAGCAATGATTACATGATGTGCTTTGATGAACCATAACTATTCATTCtgtataacaacaacaacaaagcctttaagtcccaaacaagttggggtaggctataaCTATTCATTCTGTAtaatacaaaaaaaaatttgtctTGGCTTCTGACATTTACTGAACAATACAATGGTCATAATGCGCAACAAATTGATAAAGAACGCTAACTGTCAGCCATAAATTATCATAGCTGATGACATTGCCAAGACTGGTCACAAATGGAACACTACACTACACTGAAGTAGGCAGTAGCAAACACTAATAACTAACTAACATATCAAATCAAGGCACTTCACAGCATAGGGCACCAAAAGGCACCTCATTAAATCGCAGATTCCATGAGGAAACCACAAACGGAGCAAAAATCGAAGAACCTATCCAGATATATCCAAAGCTACCACCCTTATATCCCTCACCGTCAAACAAATCGCGCGAGGCGCTGTCGGAGACACAGAAGGGCATCGCAGCCAGGGGCGGACCTGGGTGTACACATGAACACCCGCTAATTTTTTGCAAAAGCAATCGAAGTTAGCAGGCATAATACATGCATAGTTCAGATCCGAATACGAATAGTATGTTAGGGTTTGGGCGCGGCGCacggtttcgcacagcaggaaggggAGACCAAGGGGAGAGCGTACCTACGAATAGTTAGGGTTTGGGCGCACGGCTTCGCAAAGCAGGACAGGAAGACCAAGGGGAGGGCGTACCtggtggtgctcgtcgccggcgaaggggcCGAAGTAGGGCGTTAGCGACGGGCGGCCCAGTCGTGTGGGTTGGGGGCTGCGCACACACTGGGGGCGATGGAAGGAAGAACAAAAGACAGGGTAGGGTTGCAGCAAACACAGCTACAGGCAGATCGGGTGCCTATAAGTACAGGGCCGGCCTGAGCGGCTGAGCCTGGAGCAGAATCTAACAGGATTTTAGAGCGAGGGATTCCTAAGCGGTAGTAGCAGCAGTAATAATAATAACCTTTTAAAAATTAAgaagaaataataataataataataataataataataataataataataataataataatataatatgtAATACATTTAAGCAGTAGATCTTGAGGACTGTTTGGTTCTCGCTTTGAAAAAAAATGTGCATAAGCTAGATAGCAGTAGGTATTTGATTTTCATTATTGATACCCaaatttctagagttgtcttaagttaaactttttaaactttgaccaaattttcaaaaaaaactgtcaagatttatgacatcaaattagtatcattagatataccatagaatatattttcataatgtgctCATCTTATTTCATAGATGTTGCAACTTTTTCCTATGAAGTTAGTTAAATTTAAGATAATTTGACTTACGCGGAttttaggaattgatttattcggGGATGGAGGGAATATTAGATTGACCGATGAGGATGTcaaccaaacaaggccttattgTAGCAACCTAACTTTGTTTTAgtattttgttttctaaaatttcttttatgacaaatatttttcttttatctAGTCTCTTTTAAGACTATAATGATATTCCTTATTAGAAATAGTTTGAATTTTCTAGAATCTAATTAAATAAAAAATCAAATAGAACTTCTCCACCAAACCAAATAGGACTTCTTTATGGTTACTTGACTAGATAAAGGTAATCAACTTTCTTGGTGACTGTGAGGCAATACTTTTTGTAGTGTAGACTGTCTAAAACTCCATGCGATCAACGTGACATTGATTAGAGAGGTTCAGAC harbors:
- the LOC136529844 gene encoding uncharacterized protein, with the protein product MSSYPVINNRPIDQWRVTDLKDELRKRKLPVKGLKEELVRRLFDSIQSEREAEEADEDVGVNVDDQLPDANASEENTVTFTEVHQETAVHVTKQVEVPTTKVGQESAISPTRGAPSVDVEEASTAKGEVPESFAGVNLTFEEVQVHTESTNEPVHEKTTDIDTNEAVIFNDAIDVNSDLTPAEVKFGATEASKIEEQDFPPAPVDALTSDAAGPMDTDVVTAATSDAGPMDTDVVTAAPVSDDGEKLAPKDDLGNKVSMYDEEHNNSDTMNEDRKPIESKPNNQIPEVSPDLGSQIKCESISSDNLSTNKKNNIEDNLNANNFDLELEIQPKMVEPSSGITSLGGDLQPLDDDKELVKNQTSLEDLDSTANVDSYKKDSPEGDSLEKLNLDRSSGDESMEEDVAEIKQVESNMKSYDLGGKNELNSEDVKEVILPDSVVEPSKEVIAEEKSAASAEKRKLEAEEGVANTEPIKRQRRWTADVAKVPERQTLSQTGPETPKDIFQPAFKRSFGRSDSTASVDSPKERIVPPSEKPATTSLRIDRFVRPFTLKAVQELLGKTGTVQDFWMDHIKTHCYVTFSSVDEAVATRDTVYNLQWPPNNGNKLVAEFVDPQEVKLKVDPPPPPAAPISPAAATRAPPVQQTQANQSVPRQAATPKEQLPPPPPLSKPPIADPAALAKERLPPTPKEPEPPVVTLDDLFKKTQSSPRIYYLPLSEEEVAAKLAAQGKGKKE
- the LOC136539659 gene encoding 3-ketoacyl-CoA synthase 12-like — its product is MQLIALLLLLPLLVVAAYLTAAAASGRRRSRCYLLDYVCYKPPDDRKVSTEMLSAAMDRSERLSVPLRRFLLRVVLRSGLGEHTYAPRTVIAGREHSPTHQDCLHEMDAFFHGAVAELFARQSGLGPRDVDVLVVNVSTFHPAPSLASRIVRAHGMRHDVAAYNLSGMGCAAVLVAVDLARSTMHARSRSQSPRRPTLALVVSAECITPNWYAGVDRSMMLGHCLFRCGGSAVLLTTDPALRGRAKMELRVLERATVAAADDAYSAIVQREDGDGLVGISLSKSLPKVAVRAFAANMTRLAPRILPVRELARFAAVVACQKLLRRGSSSKVNFKAGADHFCLHPGGVAVIDAVKRDMGLEERDVEPSRMTLHRWGNTSTSSVWYVLSYMEAKGRLKVGDRVLMVTFGSGFKCNSCVWEVTGDMADKGAWADCIDSYPPESLANPFLGKYAWMNGGDQADDAPSVGSHAS